TTCATGGCCTGTTCGTGAATAGCGCTCATTGTTCTACTACCTACGTTTAAATATCAGTTTCGAGCAGCTGAAAAGTATGTGCCCGATCTATTGTGCGTGTAAGAGATTTGCTCGGCGCACCGTACGCCGATGAATAAACACTAGCACTCAGCAGCCATTCAGAATCGACACACTCACGGAGGATCCGAGCATGTCTCATGCACGCAAATGCAGCATTTACCGAGTGTTTAGGGCGGAAAGCACCGCCCTAGGATCATTCCGACAAACTCCTACACACCTTTAACCAATCAATTAAAGAAGCGTCCCACCTATAGAACTCAAACAACTTATCCATTTGTTGAATTGAGACTTTCCTCGGGCCTTGTTGTTTCCATGATCCCACATGAGTGCTGCGTTGTTAGTTATGGCAACTACCAGCTGCGACTTCGAAGATTCAATCATTGCTCAGTCCTTGAGATGAAAGTGAAGATGCAATTATCAATGCTGGAGAATCGATTAACAGATACAGAACCTGGCCGAAAACCAGTCCAGATTGACACCAAGCGACAGGATGATGGCGCGCACACAACGACGCCGCGCTGGAATCCGGCGCGGCGTAAAGGAGAAAGGTAGATTTTGCTGGGCTAAAGCGCCAAACCGACGCTTTAGCGGTAGAGCAGGATGAGTCCTGTCAAATGGCGCTTTTGCCCCATTCGCCAGTGGGCTGGAAGAGTCGTTTGCGAATCTTCCTACACCCTAAACAGCTTCTACCTGCAACGCTACGCGTTCACGGCACGGACATTCGTCCATATAGCGGTGTGCTTCCACGAACTGGTTGAATGGAAACACTGTAGTTTTCAACGGCACCAGCACGCGATCAGCCGTGAGTTGGTTGATGTCACGCAAGGCGCGCTGCAGTGCTACCTGGTCCTGGGTAATGCCCAGCTCCGGCTTGCCGGTGAAATTGCCTATGCAGTGCACAAAGAACTGAATGTTCTTCTGGAACGCCGCACACGCCGGGAATGGTGTCTGGTTGCCACCCTGCAGACCGTACAGCACCAAGCTGCCACGGGGTGCCAATACATCACCGAGTAATGACATCTGCGGACCGCCAAGGCCGTCGAACACTACGTCAACGCCACGGTTATCAGTGAACTTGTTGACCTGCATCAGCAGGTCCTGCTCTTCGGTGACAATGACTTTCTCCGCCCCGAGAGACAGCAAGTACTCGCGCTCGGCGCTGTCTTTGGTCGCGGCAATCACCCGCACACCCAAGGCTTTGCCCAGCTGTACAAAGGACGGGCCGGCGCAGTGGCTGGCGTCGGTGACCAGGGCGAACTGCCCAGGTTTGACGCGTGCCAGGTCCACGTACGCAAAGTAGGCAATCAGCAGCGGTGTGTAGTGCACGCTGGCTTCGATCGGGCTCAAGACATCCGGGTAACGGGTCAGGGCCGAACGGGGCAGGACGATCTGCTCGCCATACACCGGGTAATCATTGGGGCTCTCGGCCGGAAAACTGGCCACCTTATCGCCCACCGACAAATCTTCCACGCCGTCGCCTACTGCGACCACGACTCCGGCCATCTCATGGCCAAGCCCCGAGGGCAGGCGTGCATGGGAAGACGCCAGGTTCTGGCGCCACAAAATGTCATACCAACTGATGCCAATCGCTTCGACTCGCACCTGCACTTCGCCCGGTGCGGGCAACGCGGCTGCATGCTCTTCGCACTTGAGCACCTCGGCCGGACCAAACTTGTGAAAACGGATCGTGCGGGACATCGCAAACCTCGTCAAAGTAACCTCTAATGCCATGAACTCTATCTGGGCTTTCCCGGTAAGACCACAGGTCGCCGTTAATAGTCGACATGCCTGTCATTGATTCCGCACATGGGGAAAAGACTTCCAGCTAACGTAGGAAAATTCAATTAGCCGGTGCAGAGTACCAGCCTTTCCCCGTAAGATTCATGCCGGTCATGCTTCTAAATGGAATCTGAAGGGTTCTGATATGGCCGCTCTCGTCAAGCAAGCTGACTCTTCCAGGACACAAGATGAACCGTAACGACCTGCGTCGTGTCGACCTTAACCTCTTGATCGTATTCGAAACCTTGATGCACGAGCGCAGCGTAACCCGCGCCGCCGAGAAACTCTTCCTCGGCCAGCCGGCCATCAGCGCGGCATTGTCACGCCTGCGCAGCCTGTTCGACGACCCGCTGTTCGTGCGCACCGGACGCAGCATGGAACCTTCGGCTCGCGCCGTGGAAATCTTCGCCCTGCTCTCCCCGGCCCTTGACTCGATTTCCACCGCCGTCAGCCGCGCCGCCGAGTTCGACCCGGCCACCAGCACCGCAGTGTTCCGTATCGGCCTGTCCGACGACGTCGAATTCGCCCTGTTGCCCCAACTGCTCAAACGCCTGCGCGCCGAAGCCCCGGGCATCGTACTGGTGGTACGCCGCGTCAACTACATCCTGATGCCCGGCCTGCTGGCCTCTGGCGAAATCTCCATCGGCGTCAGCTACACCGCCGACCTGCCGGCCAACGCCAAGCGCAAAGTGCTGCGCCGCAGCCTGCCCAAACTGCTGCGCGCCGACAGCGTGCCCGGCTCCCTGAGCCTGGACGACTTCTGCGCCCGCCCCCATGCACTGGTGTCGTTTGCCGGTGATTTGAGCGGCTTTATTGACGAAGAACTGGACAAGCTCGATCGCAAACGCCACGTCGTACTGGCAGTGCCGCAGTTCAATGGGCTGGGCACTTTGCTGGCAGGCACGGACATTGTCGCCATCGTGCCGGACTACGCCGCCGAGGCACTGACCGCAGCAGGTGGTTTGCGTGCGGAAGAACCGCCATTGCCAGTGCGCTCGTTTGAGTTGCACATGGCGTGGCGTGGGTCGCAGGACAATGATCCTGGTGAGCGGTGGTTGCGGTCGCGGATTCAGATGTTTTTGGCGACCCCGATAGCCTGTAAACACGATCGCACCCGACTCCAAACCCTTTAAAACAACCTCCTTTTTAAGGAGGTCAGCGAACCTGCCTACTGCGCAAGAAACGCTCAAGTACATTTTTTGTGATCATCACGGTGTAAATGTCTGCCTGCATGAGCCCATGTACCCACTCGCAGGTGGCGGCGGTAAAGACCTCGCCTCGTCCTTTGTGGAAGTGCACCACCATGCCGGCCCCACGGCTGTGAGACGCGATGCTGGCGTCGCTGAGTTCGGGCGCCAGGATGGACGCGCGAAACCGGGCGTCGCCGTCGCCGAGCATGAATGAATAGTCGTCCTCGGACCGACCGTGCTCGGCGTTGGTCGCCCAGCCCATTGCGAGAATGTGCACTCCGTTGGGCGCTCCGTCGGTGCCGAGCGGTTCTGGAAGGCCGTCGATGAACGTGTATTCGAGGCCATCCACTTCATAGCCAAAGATGTTGGCTTCGTCGCCGAACATGTCCGCGTAGCCAAGGCCCGTCCCCCTAAACGCCCAGTGCTCAGGCCTGAAGACTGTGTATCCGCGCGGGTGGCGCGGTGCCATTCCTCCAAAGCTGCCGTATATCCCGCGCAGCGCATTCACCCCGAACGTCGATGCCCCGGGGTGATTTACCCTCGGATCTTCCCAGGCCCCTGTTAGCCGATGCGGCTCGGTAGCCGCTACAGGATCGAGCGCGCCGGCATCGTACTTGTAGGCCACCTGCCGCCGACCCTCATCCTCCAGGCGAATCTGCCACATGAAATTGCCGGCAAATCGCGCGACCTTACCGCCCGCCTCGACAAAGGCGTCGACATGGTCGCGCATTTCCCGAGTCCAGTACTCGTCGTGTCCGGCGAAGACGGCGCAGGCGTAACCCTCCAACGCGTGCGGGTCGTGATGCAAATCGTCCTGGGTGAGGATATGCACCGTATAACCTTGCTGTTCGGCCCAGACCACAAAGGGTCTCTCGAAAGAGGCCCACCCTGCCAGCGCGTAGTACTTGGCGTAACCGTTAAGGCCAGCCCATTCGATGAACTCATAGCGCGCCGGCCCCGGCTTGCGGGGCCGGCGCGCATTGACGCAACGTGGCGCATCGTCCGGCAGCCACACCTGCCCTCGCGCCCAGGGACGCTGCGCCGATAGCATCGGTGAGCGGCCACGTGGCGTGCCGGGGTGGAGGCCAAAGTAATGATTGGCACCGCCCCAGTCGTTATAAGCGGCCCACGTTGATGTGGCCGCGACGAGTACCAAGGCATCGGCACGCTTGCGTAGCGCCTTGACGATAAACAGATGATGCCCGAGGACGCTGCCAGCGCAGTCCCGTACTTCCACTATGTAGCCACCCTGCTCGGCATCAGCGGGGATTGGCCATTGCAGGAAGACTGGCCAGTGGCAGCCATGCTCATAGGCACGTTCAGGCAGGGGGTGGAATCGAGCATCCAGGCTGCCGGTGGTATGCAGCGTGCGGGCAATGGCGCCATCGCGATAGATCCTGAGGCTCACCAGCGGGCAGTTCGACGACAGATAAAGGCAAACCGAATCACCCGGGCTATAGGCGCGGCGATCCGAATAGCACCAGGCCGCCGCCGGGCCTGATTCTGAAGGGACTTCCACCCAGGTCTCGCGTGCGGCCTGGCGTGGCCCTGAAGTCTGGCTGACGGTCACGTTGGCGCCGGGCCGTTCACCTCGTGCAGCGGGGTTTTTGAGGTCTGTGGAATTCATTGAGTCGTACTCCTTTATTCGGCTGATTTGGCGGATCGACCAGCCAAGGTATGTGCGCTGACTCGAGCGCCAGGCGCCTCGATGTGCGCAAGGTCGATGCCCGCCGTTTCGTCGATCAGAAACCCTGCCAAAACGGTCACTACGCCCAACCCGATCACATAGCTGACGTACAGATAGCCAAGGTCGGCGCCGCTAAGATAGGTGTGCGGGTAGGGAGCAGTGCCGCCAAAGATCGCCACTGACACCGACGAGACCAAGCCGACGCCTTGGGCCCGTGCCTGGTGGGTACCTGCTCGGAGAGCACCGCGGGAAAATCGCCGCAATCAACGACCAGGCGCCGAGCCCTAGCAGTTGGGCCAGGAACAGCGTGTAGGGCTCAGTGGTCACCATTATCGAGAGCGGATAAGTCAGTACGATCACCCCCAGGCCCCAGGCAATGACCATGGGCCGGCGCCCTACCCGATCGGACAACATTCCGCAGACCGGCAACCAGCACACACAGAGGATCTGCGCGAGAAGACTGGCGACGTAGGCGCCCGTGGCGTCCATGCCCTGAGCAATCGCCGTCGCAGCGCCGAACGTGACCCAGGCGTAGTAAGTGACATTGGCGGCCGCAGCAAGCATGACGATGTTACGTGCAACGCGGAGCATCTCCCCGTGGACAGCTTGCGCGGCGGCCGCGCCTGCCCCTGCTGCGCTACAAACACATGAGACTCCTGCGCACCGCGGCGCAAGAACAGCGCGTAAATACCGAGCACTCCACCGATAGCGAAACCTATCCTCCAGCCGTAATCACCCATGGCCTGCGCGCCCAGCAGCCAGGTAAGTGTCGCCGCCACGGCCGTCGCGGCCATCACCCCCAGCGTCACCCCCACATAGACCGAACTCGACCATAAGCCACGGTGTTTGCTGGGAGCGATCTCGGCGACATAGGTGTAGGAAACTCCTGTCTCGCCACCATGGGCGAGCCCCTGCATAAGCCGGAAAAACAGCAGCGCGACCGAGGCATACAGGCCGATGCTCTGGTAATCAGGAATAAGCGCGATGCCCAGGCTGCTGATCGCAAGCAGCAGCATGGTGAGCACCATGATGGTCCGACGCCCCAGCCGGTCGCTCAGTCGGCCAAACAACCATCCGCCGACAGGGCGTGCGACAAAGCCAACCGCAAACACCGCCAGGGTCGCGAGCATCGCCGAGCGTGCATCGGTCTTGTCGAACAGGTTGCTTGCCAGGTACACCGAAAAGGTTGCGTAGAGGGTCCAGTCAAACCATTCGAGCGCATTGCCGATACCGGCCGCGCGCAACGATTTGAGGCGTCCTTGGTGAGACGTCGTATTGTTCATGGGTTAGTTCCTGATTACGGATGGGATTGAAGCGATTTTGCAAGCCGGATCAAAGGTGCAGCGCGGGCTTGGGCTGGCGAGCGCCATGGGCAGAAGGGACGCGGACCCGCAACGCAATCAGCAGCGCGGCCAGCAGCATCAGCACGGCCGCGGCGACGAATACGCCTGCGCTGCCACCGACGCTGAACACTGCACCGCCAGCAGCGGCGCCTGTTGCGATGGCGGACTGCACAGAGGCCACCACCATGCCTCCGGCGCTTTCTGCCTGATCAGGTACCGCACTGGCAACCCAGTTCGACCACGCCACCGGCACCCCACCAAAGGCCAAGCCCCAGATCGCCAGAAGTACCGCCTGCCCGGGCAACGACGCTGGCAACAGCACCAACGCCAGTGCTGCAACGCCGACCAGCGCGGGCATCAACACTAATGTGGCCAGCGGGTGGCGCTCCAGCAGCCTCCCGGCCAACAGCGTGCCGACGAAATTGGCCACACCGAAGCCCAGCAACATCAGTGAGAGCCCTTGCGGGCCAATGCCGGTCGTCCCTTCAAGAAATGGCCGAACATAGGTGAACATCGCGAAGTGCCCGCTGTGCACCAGCACACAACCGAACATCCCGATGGCAATGCCTGGGCGCTGCAACACTTCTAAAACTGTGCGCAGCCTTGCCGGCCGACGCGGCGCGAGACGCGGCAGAGTGAACGACTGAAAAGCCAGGGTCAGCATGCCTACCGCCGCCGCTGCAAAAAACGCGCTGCGCCAGCCATACAGCCCGCCCAGATAGCTGCCCAGCGGCACTGCAACGACCGTCCCGATGGCAATGCCGCTGAAAATGATCGATAGCGCCCGGGGCAGTAGAGCGCTCGGCACCAACCGCATCGCTACCGCCGCGGCCATGCTCCAGAACCCTCCAAGGGCAATGCCCAGCAAGATGCGCATCAACAACAGCACCGCGAAGCTGGAGGAAACGGCGACCAACACATTGGATGCGACCATCAACGTGGAAAACCCCAGCAGCACCCAACGCCGGTCGATGCCACGGGTCAGGCCTGGCACCAACAAGCCGGCGAACAGCGCTACGACGGCTGTCACCGTTACCGCCTGGCCAGCCAGCGCTTCGGACACGCCCAGGTCAGTCGCCATCAGCGTCAACAAACTGGCCGGTAGGTACTCGGCGGTCAGTAACCCGAACACCCCCATTGCCAATGAGAAAACGGCCATCCACGCGGGGGTCGCAGGTTCTACATCCAAGCCGACGCCAGGATGGCGGTCGGGTACGGCGTTACATACACAGTCAGTCATTGCACGGATCTCCCAATCTTCATTGCGAGCCGCAGTCTAGGCGTCGGGACCCGGATGATCTATGATCGAAAATCTCTACTTTTGACTAAAACACCTGAACGATGCCTGCAGATCAGTTTGCTCTTTCCTCGGACCTCATCAACGAGCTGTTGCGCGGCATGCGCCTGCGCGGTGTCGAATATCGGCGTATCCAGGCCGGCCCTACCTTCGGCTTGGGCTTCACGGAAAAACCTGGGCATGCGTGGTTTCACTTCATAGCCGTCGGCAATGCGGTGCTGCGAATGGAGGATGGCACCACCTACGAACTGTCTGCCGGCAACGCCGTGTTCATCTCCCATGGCGCGGCCCATCAACTGCTTTCACATCCGGACGCGCCTGTTCTGGACATCGACCGTCTAGACGGCGCCCCACTGGGTGATACGGTCAGCGCAGTGGCTACCGGAGCCGATGCCAGCCGCACGCCGTGCACAATTTTGTTCAGTGGTTGCATGGAGTTTGAACTGGGCAGTATCCATGGCATTGGCAGGCTGATGCCGGGCCTGATGCTGATTGATGCCGGCGGCCAGCGTTACCCCGGCTTGGTGCCGATCCTGACCACCATGGAGCGCGAGGTTAGCGCCGCACGTGTCGGCTTCGCCGGTATCCTCGCGCGTTTGGCCGACGTGGTGGCTGCCATGGTCGTTCGCGGCTGGTGGAGTGCGCCTGCGGCAATGCCTCAGGCCTGGTCGCCGCCTTGCGCGATCCACGCTTGGCCGGTGCACTGCTTGCGCTCCATCAGCAACCGGGGCGCGACTGGACCGTTGCGCAATTGGCAGCGCACTGCAACACCTCACGCTCGGTCTTCGCGGACCGCTTCCAGGTGACGATCGGCATGGCCCCGCTGCGCTATGTCACCGAACTGCGCATGCGGCTTGCGAGCCAATGGCTGACCCTCGAAAGGCTGCCGATTGAAGAGGTGGCGCAGCGTTTGGGCTATACATCGCAGGCCGCTTTCAGCCGTGCATTCAAGCGTATTACGGGTAAGACACCAGGATTAAGTCGCAAGGCGAGGCAGTCCGCTGTGACTTGAAACCGAGCGCAATCGGTCGATGGTCCATGCCCCGGACTCATTTACCGCCCGTCACGTCGAGGAATGTACCGGTAACGAATGATGCCTCCGCGCTCGCCAGCCACAGAATCGCGCGTGCCACTTCGTCCGGCTGACCACCCCGCCCCATGGGGATCGAATCCTTGACACGATCGACCCGCCCCGGCTCACCGCCACTGGCATGCATATCGGTGTAGATATGTCCGGGGCGAATACAGTTGACGCGTATGCCTTCCCGAGCCACCTCCTTTGCAAAGCCAATGGTGAACGTCTCCAGCGCCCCCTTTGACGCCGCATAGTCGACGTACTCGTTGGGACTGCCAAGGCGCGCCGACGCCGACGAGACATTGATCACCACGCCGCCCGGGCCGTTGTGACGGTAAGCCATGCGCTTCACTGCCTGTTGGGCACAGAGAATTGGCCCAATGGCATTGACCGCAAAAATACGCTGCATCCGCTCGAAGCCGAGGTCTTCCAGGCGTGACTGAGGCGCCAGCATCCCGGCATTGTTCACCAGCACGTCGATGCGTCCGAACGTGCGGTCGATGGCCGCGAACAATTCGGCCACTTGTTGGGGGTCCGCACTGTCGGCCCGTATCGCCAACGCCCGGCGCCCCACTGCTTCTAAATCCGCAGCCACGGTCAGCGCTGCAGACTCGTTGGTCACGTAGCTGATGGCTACGTCATAACCTCTTGCGGCCGCCAGCCGGGCGGTGGCCGCCCACTCCACGACTTCCACCGGTGATTAGAATCAACGGTGCCTGCGAGACATTGACCATGAAATAAACTCCTGAGCCGTTGGCTGTATCAGCCGATGATGAGGGTGCCGCTGGCAATGACGACGCATGCCAGTATCCGGCGTGCGGTGAGCGTCTCGCCAAGAAACACATAGCCGATCAACGCCGCAAACAGCACGCTGGTTTCGCGCAATGCGGATACCGCGCCCAAGGGCGCTTCGTTCATGGCGTAGATGACCATTCCATACGCGAGCAAAGAGACTAGCCCGCCGACCAAAGCGGTGACTGTTCCGGGCCGCACGGAGAACAAGCTGCGGGCGTCACGCAGGCCGATGTAAACCACTGGCATCAGTACGCCCCACAAGGCGCACATCCAAACCGTGTAGGCAAGCGGCGCACCGGAAAGCCTGGCACCGATGCCGTCGACCACGCTGTAGGCCGCGATAAAGCCGCCGGTTCCCAGCGCATAGGGCAGGCTGGGAACCGACAGACTGCGCCCTCTGAAGGCCAGAGAAATAATCCCACCTGACACCAGCGCAATGCCGAGTAACTCTCCCGGCGTGATGCTTTCTCCGGCGAAAACGGCTGCCCCCAAGGTAATCAGCACCGGTGACGAACCACGTGAAATCGGATAGACCTGCCCCAGGTCGCCGACTCGGTAACTGCGCACTAGAAACAGGTTGTAGCCCACATGCAGCAACCCCGAAAGCACCGCGTAGCCCCAGCTCTCAATCGCGGGGGCATCATGAACACTGCGGCGACGACACTGGTGATGGCGATGGCAATGCACATTACCGTCATGGACCACAGCCGATCGGCACCGCTACGCAGCAGCGCATTCCAGCTGGCATGCAGGAGCGCGGCGAAAAGCACGAGCAAGATGATATGAATAGGCATGCGCCACTCTAGGCAATGCGGCGCCAGGACTAAAGCGAAGTCTCCTCATCGCAGCATGAACGAATACTCATGACTCACTCATCCAGTTGTTGGACTTTCAATGCCTCGCTGACCAACCAGTGCCGAAAGCTGGCGATGTGCGGTTGCGATTCGATGCCCTTGGGGCAGACGAAGTAGTAAGCCAATGGCGAGGGAAACGGCACATCAAACAGCCGCACCAAACGTCCATCGCTCATTTCGTTCTCGACATGCCCGCTGCGCACCAATGCAACGCCCTGGCCGAGCAAGGCGGCCTCGACCGTCATGTTGGTGTCGCCAAATCTGACGCTCTCCTTGAGCGGCAAATAGGCCAGCCCGACGGCTTGAAACCATACCTCCCACTTAGGCACCATCTGCGCACCATCGCGTGTCAGCAGCGGGAAATTCAACAGTGCGGCAGGGCTCTGCGGAGTCCCGACGCGCCGCAACAGTTCAGGGCTGGCCACAGGAAATACCTGCTCCCCAAACAGGAACTCAGAATACAGACCGGGGTATTGCCCTTGCCGAGCCTGATCGCAACATCAGCCTGGCCGTGAGAGAAGTGAATGATCTTATCCGTGGTGTCCAGCGAGACCAACAGCTCGGGGTGCAGGCGAGAGAGACGCGGCAAGCGTGGCAGCAGCCATTTGAGCGCGAAGGAATAGGTGGTGCTGACGCTGAGTCGAACCCGGTCTTTTGCTCGCGCAAATCACCCAGAGTCGCCTCCAGGCTGATGAAAAACTCCCGCACGATGGGCGCCAGCGCAGCCCCCGCTGCCGTGAGGCGTAACACCTTGCTACGCTCAAACAACTGCACGCCCCAAAGCGCCTCAAGATGCTTGAGCTGGTGGCTGACCGCACTTTGAGTCACATGTAGCTCCTCTGCGGCCGACGTAAACGTCAAGTGCCGGGTGGCAGCTTCGAATGCGCGCAAGGTCGCGGTGGGCGGCAGGTCTCTCATAGGGGCGGTATCCAGCGGCTTATCAGAAAGGGGCATGCATGAGCACTAGCTCATGATAGAGCTAGACTCACTCCAGCCTCTAGTAACAACCTCATGAGCCCAAAAACAAAAATTTATAAGGTACAGCCGACTCAGCGTTAACCGTCGAGCCGGCCTTCATCCCTACAGCAACACGGTCGACAACATACCCAGCGCCCCCAGGCAAAACCCTATCAGCGCGCCGCGCCCTGGGGCTTCTTGGAACAAGCCCCAGACCACGAGCGGCTCAAGCAGCAGCAGTGAAGTGACGGAAACGACGGTGACAATCCATATGTTCCCCACCGCCACATACCCGAGCCAATAAGCACCCAAGAGGCAAAGCCCTGCGAAGCACATCAGCAGGACGGGGATGACGAATGACGTCCATGCGCTGCCATCATTCGCTTGTGCAAGCCGGGCGGTTGCGACCTCGCTGTAGATCGCACAAAACTCACCCAGCACCATCAGGACTAGAGCAGAAACTCCGAGTAGTTCTTTGGACATATCAAAAATTCCTTCGTATTCAGGGACAGGTTTTTCAGCTCCCAGCCCGTAATGGCGCTGCTGGCGGAGCCGGCGCTGTGATACGAAGTCGTCTTGAATAGCCCTGAATTGTCGAAGTACTTGTCCATGCCAATCTCCTGAGGCGTTTGGCGGCCGTTTGCCGCCGTGGTGGAGACTGGCATGAACGCTTGAATCACGTAAACAACCTAGCCGATTTTCCTTCGGCTAATGCAGGTCGACATCAGGTATTGCGTGGCCAACTGCACCGTCATAACGCGCAGCAAACTCCACAGGCAAACGCTTTGGCTTGCCCGTGGAGAGTTCGACACAGGCAAATGTAGTGATCGCGCGTAACAACACGCGCGCGTCTGCCTCACGCACCACCTGAAAGTGCCGAACCAACTTGATCCGTTGCACGCTGACGATCCAGGTGGCTATCAGCAAGCGTTCGCCCAGGTAGGCGCTCGCCAGGTAATCGACCTCATTGCGCAG
The Pseudomonas poae DNA segment above includes these coding regions:
- a CDS encoding alcohol dehydrogenase; its protein translation is MSRTIRFHKFGPAEVLKCEEHAAALPAPGEVQVRVEAIGISWYDILWRQNLASSHARLPSGLGHEMAGVVVAVGDGVEDLSVGDKVASFPAESPNDYPVYGEQIVLPRSALTRYPDVLSPIEASVHYTPLLIAYFAYVDLARVKPGQFALVTDASHCAGPSFVQLGKALGVRVIAATKDSAEREYLLSLGAEKVIVTEEQDLLMQVNKFTDNRGVDVVFDGLGGPQMSLLGDVLAPRGSLVLYGLQGGNQTPFPACAAFQKNIQFFVHCIGNFTGKPELGITQDQVALQRALRDINQLTADRVLVPLKTTVFPFNQFVEAHRYMDECPCRERVALQVEAV
- a CDS encoding LysR family transcriptional regulator, producing the protein MNRNDLRRVDLNLLIVFETLMHERSVTRAAEKLFLGQPAISAALSRLRSLFDDPLFVRTGRSMEPSARAVEIFALLSPALDSISTAVSRAAEFDPATSTAVFRIGLSDDVEFALLPQLLKRLRAEAPGIVLVVRRVNYILMPGLLASGEISIGVSYTADLPANAKRKVLRRSLPKLLRADSVPGSLSLDDFCARPHALVSFAGDLSGFIDEELDKLDRKRHVVLAVPQFNGLGTLLAGTDIVAIVPDYAAEALTAAGGLRAEEPPLPVRSFELHMAWRGSQDNDPGERWLRSRIQMFLATPIACKHDRTRLQTL
- a CDS encoding MFS transporter, translating into MTDCVCNAVPDRHPGVGLDVEPATPAWMAVFSLAMGVFGLLTAEYLPASLLTLMATDLGVSEALAGQAVTVTAVVALFAGLLVPGLTRGIDRRWVLLGFSTLMVASNVLVAVSSSFAVLLLMRILLGIALGGFWSMAAAVAMRLVPSALLPRALSIIFSGIAIGTVVAVPLGSYLGGLYGWRSAFFAAAAVGMLTLAFQSFTLPRLAPRRPARLRTVLEVLQRPGIAIGMFGCVLVHSGHFAMFTYVRPFLEGTTGIGPQGLSLMLLGFGVANFVGTLLAGRLLERHPLATLVLMPALVGVAALALVLLPASLPGQAVLLAIWGLAFGGVPVAWSNWVASAVPDQAESAGGMVVASVQSAIATGAAAGGAVFSVGGSAGVFVAAAVLMLLAALLIALRVRVPSAHGARQPKPALHL
- a CDS encoding acyl-CoA thioesterase, translating into MVNPWDLPAPFILELDVGEGDIDELGHVNHSVYVKWLERCAWSHSWDLGITFADYRRSDRGLAVLRNEVDYLASAYLGERLLIATWIVSVQRIKLVRHFQVVREADARVLLRAITTFACVELSTGKPKRLPVEFAARYDGAVGHAIPDVDLH